The Mycolicibacterium mucogenicum DSM 44124 genomic sequence CGCGCTCGGGTACGACGACCGCATCGGCAAGCGCTTCCTGAACGCGGGCCTGGGCTTCGGCGGCGGCTGCCTGCCCAAGGACATCCGGGCGTTCAGCGCCCGGGCCGGCGAGCTGGGCGCCTCGGACGCGCTGCGGTTCCTGCACGAGGTCGACAAGATCAACCTGCGCCGCCGGGAGAAGGCCGTGTCGGTCGCGCGTGCGGTCGTCGGTGGGGAGTTCCTCGGCCAGAGCATCGCCGTCCTGGGTGCCGCGTTCAAGCCCAACAGCGACGACGTCCGTGACTCGCCGGCGCTGAACGTGGCTGCCGCGATGCACTTGAAGGGCGCCGACGTCCGCGTCCACGATCCGAAGGCGATCGACAACGCCAAGGCCCGGTTCCCGACGCTCGGCTACTTCGACAGCGCCGAGGAGGCCTGCCGGAACGCGGATCTCATCGTGCTGGCGACGGAGTGGGACGAGTACACCAACATCGACCCGGAGGCGTTCCGCTCGGTGGTGAAGGAGCCACGCCTGCTGGACACCCGGAACGTCATCGACCGCGAGAGCTGGTCGCGGGCCGGGTGGCAGGTGTACTCCCTCGGTCGTGGCGGATTGCACGTCTAGTAGAGGAGATTGATCCATGGCGGGTCAGACGATCGACGTGATCATTCCGGTCCGCGACATGGCCGATCACCTTCCGGGCCTGTTGCGGCCGTTGCTCGATCAGCTGTCCGACGGTGACCGGGTCACCGTCGTCGACGACGCATCGGTCGACGAGACCGCGGCGGTCGCGCGCTCGTTGGGCGCGCGCGTCGTGACGCTGACGAACAGCCGGGGTCCGTACTACGCGCGCCAGGTCGCCGCGAGCCGGTCGGACGCCGACATCCTGCTCTTCATCGACGGCCGCTGCCGGCCGCTGCCCGGTCTGCTCGACGCGCACCGGGCGCTGCAGGCACAGCCGGGAGTTGCGTTGTCCTGCACCAACGTTCGCACGTTGTCGGGGCCGACGGTGGCTGCCCGGATGGCGGCAAAGATGCAGCCGTTCATGCTGCCCCGCGGCGGCGGCGCGATGAAGGCCGTCGTCGGCATGGTGCCGCCACGGCCCGACTACTACCCGACCTGCAATCTCGGTATCGACCGGATCGCATTCGAGAAGGTGGACGGGTTCCGGGCGATGCGCGGTGGCGGCGATCTCGATATCTGCTGGCGGATCCAGGACCAGTCGCTCGGCACCATCGCCACCGACACGCGGGTGCTGATGGAGTGGGAGCCGCGGACGGCGATCCGCGATCTGGCCAGCCAGTGGAAGCGCTACGGCAACAGCAACGCGTACATCCGCTGGGCGCACCGCAATGACTCGGTCAGCAAGGGCACCCATGCGCCCGCACGTGTCTCACCCGCGGAAGCGTGGACGACGATGCGTGCCGAGCTGCGCCGCCCGGTGTCGGAGCTGGCGGCGACCGCGATCCTCGGAATCGCTTTCCAGTACGGCTATTTCGCGGCGCAGCTGAAGCGCAAGGAGTTCGAGATGCCGGTCCATTTCGACGTGTCCCGGGACACGGACTAGGCCTGGGCCGAGTCCGGCGGGCTCAGCCGTCGACCTTGCCGCCCTCGACTGCCGCGCGGTACGAACGCACCGCCAGCGGCACGACGACTGCCGCGATCACCACGAGCCAGAGCGTCGCCACGGCGAGGGGCTGCCAGAACGCACCGCCGTTCGACAGAGCCCGCATGGCGGCGGCCGCCGGTGCGATCGGCTGGTAGTCGGCGATCGGGCGCAGCGCGGCCGGAATCTTCGCCGGCGGGATCAGCGTCGCGAACGCCAGGCCCATGCACGCGGTGTTGGTCCAGGTGAGGATCATCCGGCCCTGGGGTCGCAGGGCCAGCGTGATCACGATGGTGGCGAACACCACCACGATGGCGACGGGGATCAACAGATAGACCACCAGCGCGATCCAGCTGCCCGAGAACCGGAAGCCCATCAGATAACCGGCCGCCACCACGAATGCCGATGCGGCAAAGGTGCGCAGCGCCTCGGCGAGCAGCGCGCCGGTCAGGGGAGACGTCCGCCGGACCGGCATGATCCACAGCCGCGTCAGCAGACCGCTGTCGCGGTCGTGGGGGACGGCCAGACCGGCGCCGATGGCGCCCGACATGGCACCGGCCAGCGTGCACACGGGGATCAGGACATCCAGTCCGCTGTTGCCGGTGAGGCGGACCATCGACTTGCCGACCAGGATGCCGTAGATGAGCAGCAGCAGGGTCGGGAACACCAGGGCCTGCACGGGCACCATCGGGTACCGGCGCCACTGGATGAACAGCCGGCTCGCGAATATCCAGCTCTCGGTGAGGCGCGAATGTTGGTGCTGTTTGGTCGGATTCACGATGAGCGCTCCTGAAGTCGAACCGCGACAGCGCCGAAGACGACCAACAGCCCGACGGTCCACGCGATGCTGGCGCCGAGGATGCCCGTGTCGATGTGACCGCTGGTGAATCCGCGCAGCGCGTCGGTGATCAGCGAAACCGGTTGGTAGCGCACGAAAGAATGCAGCCACGTGGGAAACGCTTCGACGGGCGCCAGGCCGGTCGACAGCATCACCAGGAACAGCTGGGGGATCAGCAGCAGCTGGCTGGCCACTTCGGCACGTCCGGCCTTGGAGCCGGTGGCGTCGGCGCCGAAGGACACGGCCAGGGTCAACGTCAGCGCCAGCACGATGAAGGCGGCCGCATAGCCGAAACCTGTCGTCAGGCGGAATCCGAACAGGTACGCGGCCAGCACCGAGGCGACCAATGCCAGTAGTCCGCGGATCAGGCAGTAGGCCATGCGGGCCAGGAACGGCGCATAGGGAGAGATGGGGAGCGTGCGCATGCGGGCGCCGAGTCCGCTGGCCTTCTCCCCGGCGGCCCGGTCGGTCGTGGTCAGGGCGCCGAACAACATCGCCTGGACGACGACCGCGGGCAGGATGTACTGCACGTAGCTCATGTCGCCGGTGGCGATGACGTCACCGAGCATGAAGGTGAGGCCGATCAGCGTGGATACCGGCACCAGTACGGCGAAGACGAGGTCCAGCCAGCCCTTGCGGAGGATGCGGGCCGTCAGGAGTCCGAACGCCGTCACTTCGACTTGACCGGGGTGGTGAGGTGGAGGAACACCTCGTCGAGTGAGGGGCGGCGCAGAGAGATGTCGATGAGTTCGACGCCGATCTCGTCCATCCGGCGGAAGACCTCGGTCAGGGTCGCGACGCCGCCCGGCGCCGGTACCGACACCGTCGTCGCGTCCGTGTCGACCTCGATCTCGTCGAAGTCCGCCAGGGCCGTCGCGATGCGCGGCAGGTCATCCGGGTTGAGGGGCGTCATCTCGCAGTAGCTCGAGCCCGTCTGGCGCTTGAGCTCGTCGGCCGTCCCGCGGGCGACGATCTGCCCGCCGTTGAGGATGACGATGGAATCGCTGAGGATGTCGGCTTCCTCCAGGTACTGCGTCGTCAGCAGGACCGTGATGCCCTGGGCCTTCATCGAGGACACCAGATTCCAGACGTCGCGGCGGCTGCGCGGGTCGAGGCCGGTGGTCGGCTCATCGAGGAACAGCACCTTCGGCGGGACGACGAGCGAGACCGCGATGTCGATCCGGCGGCGCATACCGCCGGAGTACCCGCTCACCTGACGGTCCGCGGCGTGTCCCATGTCGAATTGGGTGATCAGTTCGTCGGCCCGGCTGCGGGCTTCGCCGCGCCGCAGGCCGCGCAGGCGTCCGAACAGGACGAGGTTCTCCCGTCCGGTCAGCCGGAGGTCGAGGGCGGCGTCCTGTCCGGTGACGCCGATGGACTGCCGGACCTTCGCGGGTTCCTTTGCCACGTCGTAGCCGGCGACGATGGCCTGGCCCGAGCTCGGCTTGAGCAAGGTGGACAGGATCTTGACCGTCGTCGTCTTGCCGGCGCCGTTGTGTCCCAGCAACGCACACACAGAGCCCGTGGGGACGGAAAAGCTCACGTCGCGGAGTGCGGGAACGGACCCGCCAAAAGTCTTGGCGACGTTAATGAGCTCGATCACGGACTCATACGATACAGAGAGCGACCGGGCATTCAATTCGCACAGCGCCCGCCGCGATGTGGACATCATCACTATGTGTCGCCGGGCGAGGGCCGCATCCGGGCCGCGATTCGGTTGCCGAATCTCTACGTCGGCGACAAATTTTCGGGCAAATGAATAGCGGTACTCGTTGCCGCCGCGGAATGTGTCGCCGCTCGACCGCCGGACACGACGCCGTCTGTGCCGGTCACCGGACTGAATCGACCACGCGGGCGGGTCGCACGGGGCAAGCCGGTCGACGGTTGGCGAGGTTGCGGTTGACCATGTATCAGCTATGTCTTAGAGTTTGCTGAATTCGTAAATATCCCTTTCTGTGCGAGGACGTGGCATGGTGCATCTCGATGTTCTCCCAGTGAAGGCAACACGCCGTCGGGGTCGCCCGGCGGGCACCGATTCGGCACAGACCCGGGCGCGCATCCTGGGCGCCGCACGCGAGGTGATCGCGGTCCGTGGCTACCACGCCACCACCATCCAGGCCATCGCCGAGATCGCCGAGTTGAGCCGTCCTACGCTGCATTACCACTTCCAGACGCGCGAGGACATCTACCACTGCCTGCTGAACGAGATCGCCACGACGATCGACCTCTGCATCGCCCGTGCCGGCGCGGAATCCACTCTTCCAGCACAGATTTCGGTGCTCGTCACCGAATTTCGCAACGCCGGTGTCCATGAACCGGGCAGTGTGGCGCTGCTGGTCAGTTCGTATCTGGAGGCCGACCGGCTACCGGCGCCGCGGCGGGACGCGAAGGCCGCCGTCCGCAAATTCATGGACCAGGCTGTGCGGGACGCGGTCGCGCGCGGCGAGTTGCCTGCCGGGACGGCTGTGGCCCCTGTTGCCGACCTGCTGTACACCATGGTGTGGGGGCTCGGGTTCTATGCCGGGCTGGTGGCCGACCGGGATCGTGTCGAGGCGGTAACTAAGCAACTGCAACAGGTGTTGCACAAGGGGTTGCTGGTGGGTTCCGTGGCAACGGCAGCCGGGCCCGCCGGAGAGCCCGCGCCCGCGGCCGCCACGGCGTCGTCGTAGTCCCGCCGACGACACAGAGCCCGACACGCCGAGACGTGTCGGTGGCCCGTTTTAGACTGGCAGCCCTATGAGCCAGTTCGTGCACCTCCACAATCACACCGAGTACTCGATGCTGGACGGTGCTGCGAAGGTCAAGCCGATGGTGCAGGAAGCCATCCGGCTGGGCATGCCGGCAATCGGCATGACCGACCACGGAAACATGTTCGGCGCCAGCGAGTTCTACAACACCGCCACCAAAGAGGGCATAAAGCCGATCATCGGCATCGAGGCGTACATCGCGCCCGCGTCGCGTTTCAACACCAAGCGCATCACCTGGGGTGACCCGAGCCAGAAGAGCGACGACGTCTCGGGTAGTGGTTCGTACACCCACATGACGATGGTCGCGGAGAACGCGACCGGTCTGCGCAACCTGTTCAAGCTGTCGTCGCTGGCGTCGTTCGAAGGTCAGCTCGGCAAGTGGTCCCGCATGGACGCGGAGATCATCGCCGAGCACTCCGCGGGCATCATCGCCACCACCGGCTGCCCGTCGGGTGAGGTGCAGACGCGGCTGCGCCTCGGGCACGAGCAGGAAGCCATCGAGGCCGCGGCCAAGTGGCAGGACATCTTCGGCAAGGAGAACTTCTTCCTCGAGCTGATGGACCACGGCATCGAGATCGAGCGCCGGGTCCGCGAGGGCCTGCTGGACATCGGCAAGAAGCTCGGCATCCCGCCGCTGGCCACCAACGACTGCCACTACGTCACCCGTGAGGCCTCGCACAACCACGAGGCGCTGCTGTGTATCCAGACCGGCAAGACGCTGTCCGACCCGACGCGGTTCAAGTTCGACGGTGACGGCTACTACCTCAAGTCGGCCGCGGACATGCGGGCCATGTGGGACCACCAGGTACCCGGTGCCTGCGATTCGACGTTGCTGATCGCCGAGCGCGTCGAGTCCTACGCCGACGTCTGGAAGTTCCACGACCGGATGCCGATCTTCCCGGTGCCCGAGGGCGAGACGCAGGCCACGTGGCTGCGTAAAGAGGTGCTGCGTGGCCTGGACCGGCGTTTCCCGGCCGGCCCGCCGCAGGAGTACCTCGACCGCGCCGAGTACGAGATCAGCGTCATCGTGCAGATGGGCTTCCCGGCGTACTTCCTCGTCGTCGGTGACCTCATCAGCCACGCGCGCGAAGTCGGTATCTGGGTGGGCCCGGGCCGAGGTTCGGCGGCCGGTTCGCTCGTCGCCTGGGCGATGGGCATCACCAACATCGACCCCATCCCGCACGGTCTGCTGTTCGAGCGCTTCCTCAACCCCGAGCGCGTGTCGATGCCCGATATCGATATCGACTTCGACGACCGCCGCCGCGGTGAGATGGTGCGCTACGCCAGCGAGAAGTGGGGCAGTGACCGCGTCGCCCAGGTCATCACCTTCGGTACCATCAAAACCAAAGCGGCGCTGAAGGATTCGGCCCGCGTCCACTACGGGCAGCCGGGCTTCGCCATCGCCGACCGGATCACCAAGGCGCTGCCGCCGCCGATCATGGCCAAGGACATCTCGGTGGCGGGCATCACCGACCCCAACCACGAGCGGTACAAGGAAGCCGCCGAGGTCCGTGCGCTGATCGACACCGACCCGGACGTGCGCACCATCTACGAGACCGCCCGCGGCCTGGAGGGCCTGGTCCGTAACGCCGGCGTGCACGCCTGTGCGGTGATCATGAGCTCCGAGCCGCTCATCGATGCCATCCCGATGTGGAAGCGCGCCCAGGACGGCGCCATCATCACCGGCTGGGACTACCCGTCGTGTGAGGCCATCGGTCTGCTGAAGATGGACTTCCTGGGGCTGCGCAACCTCACCGTCATCGGTGACGCCCTGGAGAACATCAAGGCCAACCGCGGCATCGATCTGGACCTCGACCACCTGAGCCTGGACGACCCGAAAACCTACGAGCTGCTGGCGCGCGGCGACACGCTCGGGGTGTTCCAGCTCGACGGTTCCGCGATGCGCGATCTGCTGAAACTGATGCGGCCGACGGGCTTCGAGGACATCGTGGCCGTCCTGGCGCTGTACCGGCCGGGTCCGATGGGTGTGGAT encodes the following:
- a CDS encoding ABC transporter permease yields the protein MTAFGLLTARILRKGWLDLVFAVLVPVSTLIGLTFMLGDVIATGDMSYVQYILPAVVVQAMLFGALTTTDRAAGEKASGLGARMRTLPISPYAPFLARMAYCLIRGLLALVASVLAAYLFGFRLTTGFGYAAAFIVLALTLTLAVSFGADATGSKAGRAEVASQLLLIPQLFLVMLSTGLAPVEAFPTWLHSFVRYQPVSLITDALRGFTSGHIDTGILGASIAWTVGLLVVFGAVAVRLQERSS
- a CDS encoding TetR/AcrR family transcriptional regulator, which gives rise to MKATRRRGRPAGTDSAQTRARILGAAREVIAVRGYHATTIQAIAEIAELSRPTLHYHFQTREDIYHCLLNEIATTIDLCIARAGAESTLPAQISVLVTEFRNAGVHEPGSVALLVSSYLEADRLPAPRRDAKAAVRKFMDQAVRDAVARGELPAGTAVAPVADLLYTMVWGLGFYAGLVADRDRVEAVTKQLQQVLHKGLLVGSVATAAGPAGEPAPAAATASS
- a CDS encoding glycosyltransferase; this translates as MAGQTIDVIIPVRDMADHLPGLLRPLLDQLSDGDRVTVVDDASVDETAAVARSLGARVVTLTNSRGPYYARQVAASRSDADILLFIDGRCRPLPGLLDAHRALQAQPGVALSCTNVRTLSGPTVAARMAAKMQPFMLPRGGGAMKAVVGMVPPRPDYYPTCNLGIDRIAFEKVDGFRAMRGGGDLDICWRIQDQSLGTIATDTRVLMEWEPRTAIRDLASQWKRYGNSNAYIRWAHRNDSVSKGTHAPARVSPAEAWTTMRAELRRPVSELAATAILGIAFQYGYFAAQLKRKEFEMPVHFDVSRDTD
- the dnaE gene encoding DNA polymerase III subunit alpha produces the protein MSQFVHLHNHTEYSMLDGAAKVKPMVQEAIRLGMPAIGMTDHGNMFGASEFYNTATKEGIKPIIGIEAYIAPASRFNTKRITWGDPSQKSDDVSGSGSYTHMTMVAENATGLRNLFKLSSLASFEGQLGKWSRMDAEIIAEHSAGIIATTGCPSGEVQTRLRLGHEQEAIEAAAKWQDIFGKENFFLELMDHGIEIERRVREGLLDIGKKLGIPPLATNDCHYVTREASHNHEALLCIQTGKTLSDPTRFKFDGDGYYLKSAADMRAMWDHQVPGACDSTLLIAERVESYADVWKFHDRMPIFPVPEGETQATWLRKEVLRGLDRRFPAGPPQEYLDRAEYEISVIVQMGFPAYFLVVGDLISHAREVGIWVGPGRGSAAGSLVAWAMGITNIDPIPHGLLFERFLNPERVSMPDIDIDFDDRRRGEMVRYASEKWGSDRVAQVITFGTIKTKAALKDSARVHYGQPGFAIADRITKALPPPIMAKDISVAGITDPNHERYKEAAEVRALIDTDPDVRTIYETARGLEGLVRNAGVHACAVIMSSEPLIDAIPMWKRAQDGAIITGWDYPSCEAIGLLKMDFLGLRNLTVIGDALENIKANRGIDLDLDHLSLDDPKTYELLARGDTLGVFQLDGSAMRDLLKLMRPTGFEDIVAVLALYRPGPMGVDAHTDYAKRKNGLQEIKPIHPELEEPLRDILSETYGLIVYQEQIMHIAQKVAGYSLGQADLLRRAMGKKKKEILDEAYGGFADGMKQNGFSQAAITALWDTVLPFAGYAFNKSHAAGYGLVSFWTAYLKANYPAEYMAGLLTSVGDDKDKAAIYLADCRRLGITVLPPDVNESVHNFASVGKDIRYGLGGVRNVGANVVQSIIAARTDKGKYTDFSDYLSKIDITACNKRVTESLVKAGAFDSLGHARKGLFLVHADAVDSVLGTKKAEAMGQFDLFGGGDAGDAGDAAFTIKVPDDEWDDKHKLALEREMLGLYVSGHPLNGVAHLLTAQVDTQIPAILEGAVANDSQVRIGGILAGVVRRVNKQGLPWASAQLEDLNGSVTVNFFPKTYAVFGADIMDDAIVLVSGKARVEDERVSIFASDLVVPDFSNAQADRPLAVSLPTRQCTPEKVSALKQVLAHHPGTSQVHLRLISGDRITTLELDQTLRVTPSSALMGDLKALLGPGCLGG
- a CDS encoding daunorubicin resistance protein DrrA family ABC transporter ATP-binding protein produces the protein MIELINVAKTFGGSVPALRDVSFSVPTGSVCALLGHNGAGKTTTVKILSTLLKPSSGQAIVAGYDVAKEPAKVRQSIGVTGQDAALDLRLTGRENLVLFGRLRGLRRGEARSRADELITQFDMGHAADRQVSGYSGGMRRRIDIAVSLVVPPKVLFLDEPTTGLDPRSRRDVWNLVSSMKAQGITVLLTTQYLEEADILSDSIVILNGGQIVARGTADELKRQTGSSYCEMTPLNPDDLPRIATALADFDEIEVDTDATTVSVPAPGGVATLTEVFRRMDEIGVELIDISLRRPSLDEVFLHLTTPVKSK
- a CDS encoding ABC transporter permease — its product is MNPTKQHQHSRLTESWIFASRLFIQWRRYPMVPVQALVFPTLLLLIYGILVGKSMVRLTGNSGLDVLIPVCTLAGAMSGAIGAGLAVPHDRDSGLLTRLWIMPVRRTSPLTGALLAEALRTFAASAFVVAAGYLMGFRFSGSWIALVVYLLIPVAIVVVFATIVITLALRPQGRMILTWTNTACMGLAFATLIPPAKIPAALRPIADYQPIAPAAAAMRALSNGGAFWQPLAVATLWLVVIAAVVVPLAVRSYRAAVEGGKVDG